The genomic DNA GGCCGTGTGACCTTCGATGACGTTCTTGAAGTAGGTCGGGTAAGCGTGGTGGATGTAGAAGAAGTGCGCCATGTCGACGTTGTTGTCGACGATCTCACGGCAGTGCGCGCCCTCGATGAGGACCGAGCTCCATTGCCACGGTGACCATCGGCCGTCGTCGTAACCCTCGATGGTGGGCGGGGTCAGTTCCGGTGCCGGCGTGGACCCTTCGGGGTCGTGCCAGACCAGCAGCTGTCCGTTGACCTCGGTGGTGAGCCAGCTGCGGGTGCGCGCCAGCCGCGGGGTGCGTTTGGCGTAGGGCACCAGCGTGCACCGACCGTCGCCACCCCAGCGCCAGTCATGGAAGGGACACGCCACCTGGTCACCTTTGACGCTGCCCTGGGCCAGATCACCGCCCATGTGCCTGCAGTAGCCGTCGAGTACGTGCAGGGCACCGCCGGAATCGGCGAACACCACGAGTCTGCTGCCGAAAGCGTTGATGCCGTGCGGTTTGCCGTCCCGGAACTCCTCGGCCAGTCCCAGGCAGTGCCAGCCTCGGGCGAAGCGGGTCATGGCGGCGCCGGTGTCGATCTCGCGGATCTCGCTCACGCTGGTTGTCCTTTCACCATGTCCAGCACAGCCAGGTGGCTGAAGACCATGCTGGTGCCGATCGGGTTCCCGCCACCGGGATAGGTGGTTCCGCTGGGGGCGGCCATCGTGTTGCCCGCGGCGTAGAGCCCGGGGATGACGTCGCCGCCGGTGTCGAGCACCCGCGCGGTGGCATCGGTGCGCAGCCCACCCTTGGTGCCCAGATCCGAGACCCCGAACGCGGCGGCGTGGAAGGGTGGTGTCACGATCGGCGCCAGCGGCGACGCACCGCCGGAGAAGGCGCGGTCATACGGCTCGTCACCGCGGCCGAAGTCCTCGTCGATCCCGCGTGCGGTGAACTCGTTGAACCGTGCCACCGTCTGCACCAGATTGTCTGCGGGAACACCGATCCGGGCGGCCAGCTCGTCCAGGGTGTCCGCGGTGTGCCACAGGCCGGCGTCGACGTAGCGCTGCGGTTCCATCATCGAGACATTGGTGGCCTTGACCGGCGGCACGAGGCCTTCGGCGTCGTCGTAGACCATCCAGTACGGCAGCGTCACCGCGCCGTCGGCCATCGCCGCCAGCACGCTGCGGCCCAGCCGGTCATAGGCCTGGGACTCGTTGGTGAACCGACGGCCCGCGTCATCGACGAAGATGCCGCCGGTGAACCACAGTGAGAACGCAGACCGTCCATCGGGGTGCGTCAACCCGGGTGACCACCACGCCTGGTCCATCAGATCGGTGTCGGCGCCGGCGGCGATGGCCGCCAGATGCGCCAGACCCTGATTGCCCCACGGTCCCATGGTGTCGCGAGAGGATCCGGGCACGTGGTACTCGGCGCGCATCTGCTGGTTCTGTTCGAACCCGCCCGCCGCAAGCAGCACGCCGCAGCGGGCACGGATGGAGCGGGTGGTGTCGCCCTCGGTGATGACGGCACCGGTGACCCGGCCGTCCTCAAACACCAGCTCGGTCAGGGCGCTGTTCAGCGAGACGGCGCTGTGCGGATACTGCCGGGCCGCCAGCAGCAGCCGGGCCACCAGGGCCCGACCGCCGACGAAGTAGTCATCGGGGATGGCGGCACCGCGCCATTCGGTGTCCAGCGGACCGCGCACCAGCTCGCGCAGATCCGCTGCCGCCGAGACCCGAAGCGCCTTGGCGGCGATGTGGCGCATCCCGTCGCCGCGGGCCTTGGGCGCCGTGCCGAAGTAGTCGGGCCACGGCAGCACCTGGAACCGCAGCAACTCGTCGGACTCCAGGTAGTCGATCAACGGTGCCCCGGCGCGGACGTAGGCCTCCTGCAGCGCGCGCGGTGTGCGGTCGCCCACCACCGCGGTGTAGTACTCCAGAGCATCGGCGATGGTGTCGTCACCGCCGGCGCGGGCCAGAACGGCGTTGGCGGGAAACCACATTCCGCCTCCGCCGGAGTATGCGGTGGTTCCGCCGAACTTCTCGGTGGCTTCGACGAGCTGGACCTGCAGGCCTTCCCGGGCGGCGGTGTACGCCCCGGTGAGCCCGCCCGCCCCGGACCCGGCCACCAGGACGTCGCATTCACTGTGCCAGTCGACCATCAGCGA from Mycolicibacterium tokaiense includes the following:
- a CDS encoding Rieske 2Fe-2S domain-containing protein, which codes for MTRFARGWHCLGLAEEFRDGKPHGINAFGSRLVVFADSGGALHVLDGYCRHMGGDLAQGSVKGDQVACPFHDWRWGGDGRCTLVPYAKRTPRLARTRSWLTTEVNGQLLVWHDPEGSTPAPELTPPTIEGYDDGRWSPWQWSSVLIEGAHCREIVDNNVDMAHFFYIHHAYPTYFKNVIEGHTASQFMESKPRADYMADPDKVWEGTYLRSEATYFGPAYMINWLHNDLAPGFTVEVALINCHYPVTHNSFRLQWGVAVQAMEGLPADKAVKLAAAMSKSFGDGFLEDVEIWKNKTRIDNPLLTEEDGAVYQHRRWYEQFYVDAADVAPEMTDRFEQEVDTTHAYDIWQDEVRQNLARRVTVET
- a CDS encoding FAD-binding protein, producing the protein MVDWHSECDVLVAGSGAGGLTGAYTAAREGLQVQLVEATEKFGGTTAYSGGGGMWFPANAVLARAGGDDTIADALEYYTAVVGDRTPRALQEAYVRAGAPLIDYLESDELLRFQVLPWPDYFGTAPKARGDGMRHIAAKALRVSAAADLRELVRGPLDTEWRGAAIPDDYFVGGRALVARLLLAARQYPHSAVSLNSALTELVFEDGRVTGAVITEGDTTRSIRARCGVLLAAGGFEQNQQMRAEYHVPGSSRDTMGPWGNQGLAHLAAIAAGADTDLMDQAWWSPGLTHPDGRSAFSLWFTGGIFVDDAGRRFTNESQAYDRLGRSVLAAMADGAVTLPYWMVYDDAEGLVPPVKATNVSMMEPQRYVDAGLWHTADTLDELAARIGVPADNLVQTVARFNEFTARGIDEDFGRGDEPYDRAFSGGASPLAPIVTPPFHAAAFGVSDLGTKGGLRTDATARVLDTGGDVIPGLYAAGNTMAAPSGTTYPGGGNPIGTSMVFSHLAVLDMVKGQPA